A window of the Euzebya sp. genome harbors these coding sequences:
- the ahcY gene encoding adenosylhomocysteinase yields MEPDRTGDLTYKVADLSLAQAGRHQIRLAEHEMPGLMAIREEYGPSRPLAGARIGGSLHMTTQTAVLIETLTALGADVRWCSCTLVSTEDGAAAAVVVGRDGTPEDPKGVPVFAWKGETLEEYWWCTEQMLAFDEGPNMILDDGGDATLLVHKGAEFEANGAVPSPDEDTSEEYAIVLDLLRRSLEADGQRFSRMAEGIQGVTEETTTGVMRLYEFEREGTLRFPAINVNDSVTKSKFDNKYGTRHSLIDGINRATDTLIGGKTAVVCGYGDVGKGSAQSLRGQGARVIVTEIDPICALQAAMDGYQVTTLDDVVETADIIITATGNKDIITVEHMARMKHQAIIGNVGHFDNEIDIAGLGRVAGITKTEIKPQVHEWTFPGGKSLIVLSEGRLLNLGNATGHPSFVMSNSFANQVLAQIELWTKADDYPLGVYTLPKQLDEKVARLHLDALGVKLTELTKSQAEYIGVDVAGPYKSEHYRY; encoded by the coding sequence GTGGAACCTGATCGCACCGGCGACCTGACCTACAAGGTCGCCGACCTGTCCCTGGCCCAGGCGGGCCGCCACCAGATCCGCCTGGCCGAGCACGAGATGCCCGGCCTGATGGCCATCCGGGAGGAGTACGGCCCCTCCCGACCCCTCGCGGGCGCCCGCATCGGCGGGTCGCTGCACATGACCACCCAGACGGCGGTGCTGATCGAGACGCTCACCGCCCTCGGGGCCGACGTGCGCTGGTGCTCGTGCACCCTCGTCTCGACCGAGGACGGCGCCGCCGCGGCCGTCGTGGTCGGACGCGACGGCACCCCCGAGGACCCGAAGGGCGTCCCGGTCTTCGCCTGGAAGGGCGAGACCCTCGAGGAGTACTGGTGGTGCACCGAGCAGATGCTCGCGTTCGACGAGGGTCCGAACATGATCCTCGACGACGGCGGGGACGCGACGCTGCTGGTCCACAAGGGCGCGGAGTTCGAGGCGAACGGCGCGGTCCCCTCCCCCGACGAGGACACCTCGGAGGAGTACGCCATCGTCCTCGACCTGCTCCGCCGGTCCCTCGAGGCCGACGGCCAGCGGTTCAGCCGCATGGCCGAGGGGATCCAGGGCGTGACCGAGGAGACCACCACCGGCGTCATGCGCCTGTACGAGTTCGAGCGCGAGGGCACCCTGCGGTTCCCCGCGATCAACGTGAACGACTCGGTCACCAAGTCGAAGTTCGACAACAAGTACGGCACCCGCCACAGCCTGATCGACGGGATCAACCGTGCGACCGACACCCTGATCGGCGGCAAGACCGCCGTGGTGTGCGGCTACGGCGACGTCGGCAAGGGCTCCGCCCAGTCCCTCCGCGGCCAGGGCGCCCGGGTGATCGTCACCGAGATCGACCCGATCTGCGCGCTGCAGGCGGCGATGGACGGCTACCAGGTGACCACCCTCGACGACGTGGTGGAGACCGCCGACATCATCATCACCGCGACGGGCAACAAGGACATCATCACCGTCGAGCACATGGCCCGGATGAAGCACCAGGCGATCATCGGGAACGTCGGCCACTTCGACAACGAGATCGACATCGCCGGCCTGGGCAGGGTCGCCGGGATCACCAAGACCGAGATCAAGCCGCAGGTGCACGAGTGGACCTTCCCGGGCGGGAAGAGCCTCATCGTCCTGAGCGAGGGCCGCCTGCTCAACCTGGGCAACGCGACCGGGCACCCCTCCTTCGTGATGTCGAACAGCTTCGCGAACCAGGTGCTGGCCCAGATCGAGTTGTGGACCAAGGCCGACGACTACCCGCTGGGCGTCTACACGCTGCCCAAGCAGCTCGATGAGAAGGTCGCCCGCCTGCACCTCGACGCGCTCGGGGTGAAGCTGACCGAGCTGACCAAGTCCCAGGCGGAGTACATCGGCGTCGACGTCGCCGGCCCGTACAAGTCCGAGCACTACCGCTACTAG
- a CDS encoding hemolysin III family protein, translating into MTPLPPGVAYHHTAEYVAARPRLRGVLHLAMAPIAAVMAVALVWSASGAGRLAVGIFGVLFVGLFAVSGSYHVPAWTGRVRMLWGRVDTAMIVLFIAGTFTPIAFHHLDGAWRLWSLVAAWAIALFGAGLALSPVTAPRWARSLGYIALGWLMVVPMIKIAVALPLAGTALIVLGGVLYTVGGVVYALQRPDPAPAWFGYHEVFHLLVVAAAVCHYVAIFNYVV; encoded by the coding sequence ATGACCCCCCTCCCACCCGGCGTGGCGTACCACCACACCGCGGAGTACGTGGCCGCACGACCACGCCTCAGGGGGGTCCTGCACCTGGCGATGGCCCCGATCGCGGCGGTCATGGCCGTGGCGCTGGTGTGGTCGGCGTCGGGCGCGGGCCGACTCGCCGTCGGGATCTTCGGGGTGCTGTTCGTCGGGCTGTTCGCGGTGTCCGGCAGCTACCACGTCCCCGCGTGGACCGGGCGGGTGCGGATGCTGTGGGGCCGCGTCGACACCGCGATGATCGTGCTGTTCATCGCGGGCACGTTCACCCCGATCGCCTTCCACCACCTCGACGGGGCGTGGCGGCTGTGGAGCCTGGTCGCCGCCTGGGCCATCGCCCTGTTCGGCGCGGGCCTGGCCCTGTCGCCGGTCACCGCGCCGCGCTGGGCGCGATCGCTCGGCTACATCGCGCTCGGGTGGCTGATGGTGGTCCCGATGATCAAGATCGCCGTCGCCCTGCCCCTCGCGGGGACCGCCCTGATCGTCCTGGGCGGGGTGCTCTACACCGTCGGCGGCGTGGTCTACGCCCTGCAGCGCCCCGACCCCGCACCGGCCTGGTTCGGCTACCACGAGGTCTTCCACCTGCTGGTCGTCGCCGCGGCCGTCTGCCACTACGTGGCGATCTTCAACTACGTGGTCTGA
- the purN gene encoding phosphoribosylglycinamide formyltransferase, producing MNPARIVVLVSGSGSNLQALLDQPDLRERVVAVASDNPDATGLARAADIGIATAAVALRDHADRATWEAALADVVADAAPDLVVLAGFMKILSGAFVSRWPTVNVHPSLLPAFAGAHAPADAVAWGVKLSGVTVHYVDEQVDHGPIIAQEAVAVLPGDTAESLHARIQTVEHRLLPAVVRAICEGRVTVDGRHVTVHDPPEDPSA from the coding sequence GTGAACCCTGCCCGGATCGTCGTGCTCGTAAGCGGATCGGGGTCGAACCTCCAGGCGCTGCTCGACCAACCCGACCTCCGCGAGCGGGTCGTCGCGGTCGCGAGCGACAACCCCGACGCGACCGGGCTGGCCAGGGCGGCCGACATCGGCATCGCCACCGCCGCGGTCGCGCTGCGGGACCACGCCGACCGGGCGACCTGGGAGGCGGCTCTGGCCGACGTCGTCGCCGACGCCGCCCCCGACCTCGTCGTCCTCGCCGGCTTCATGAAGATCCTCAGCGGCGCCTTCGTCAGCCGCTGGCCGACCGTGAACGTCCACCCCTCGCTGCTGCCCGCCTTCGCCGGCGCGCACGCCCCCGCCGACGCCGTCGCGTGGGGGGTCAAGCTGAGCGGCGTCACCGTCCACTACGTCGACGAGCAGGTCGACCACGGCCCGATCATCGCCCAGGAGGCCGTCGCGGTCCTCCCCGGCGACACCGCCGAGTCGCTGCACGCCCGCATCCAGACCGTCGAGCACCGCCTGCTGCCAGCCGTGGTCCGCGCGATCTGCGAGGGCCGCGTCACCGTCGACGGCCGCCACGTCACCGTCCACGACCCGCCGGAGGACCCCTCGGCATGA